Genomic segment of Paenibacillus sp. FSL R5-0912:
ATAACATTCTCCTCTCTTCCTGCTGCTTCCTCCCACACGGCGGCATCCGGGAACTCCAGCCCGTATTCGGCAAACCGGGGATCTCCGGAAGTCATAACCAGCCCGCCGCCATTCGCTTCTATAAGATCATCCAAGGTCCGCTGCAGAATCTCCGGATTCGATTCAATCACTTGAGTGTGAATGAAGAAACACTGCTCCTTAAGAATCTCTACCAGATCATCGTTAGTTAGCTCGCCATAGTTGTCCGGAATCAAGTCCTGTATAACAGGCCGCTGAACATTAGTCTTACGTTCCCGGCCCAGCTTAGCGGCAATTGTATTCAGAAAAGCCTCCTTATTCGAGGATACTGTCATTGCTCTGACCCTCCTTTACGTTTCTCCATCCATGCCCGGAAGCTGTCCTGCTGCTTGACGGGCTGCTTGAGGTCGCGGGCATGAATCCAGCCGTGAATCAAGGCTGGTCCTCTTACGATTCGCCCCTGTTTACTCATCAATCGGCTGGCGGAGTGTGCTAACCGCAGGGTCCGGCCGAATAGGGCAGGGGAGGACAGCAGCCGGCTGGCCACTTTCATCTGAAGCCTGTCTGCGGCGCCGGTTCTTCGCTGCCCGACAATGTTCTGCCGGTGCATGATCAGCTGCTCATGCAGCGGAATCTTCACCGGGCAGACATCTGTACAAGCACCGCAGAGACTGGAGGCAAACGGCAGCTCCTTATAGTCATCGTACCCGCCAAGCAGCGGAGTGATTACCGCACCGATCGGGCCCGGATAGATTGATCCGTAGGCATGCCCGCCGATATGGCGGTAGATCGGGCAGACATTAAGGCAAGCACCGCAGCGGATACACTGCAACGCCTCGTTAAATTCACTTCCCAGAATATCGGACCGGCCGTTGTCGACAACAACCAGGTGGAATTCCTCGGGACCATCTGTCTCTCCGGCTGCAGAAGGCCCCAATACGGTAATGTAGCTGGTTAATTTCTGTCCGACGGCACTGCGGCAGAGCAGGTTATCCAGCACCTCCATTTCCTCCAAGGTCGGGACAATCCGCTCCATGCCCATCACCGCAATATGGGTCTTCGGTATGGCAGCCGTAAGATCACCATTGCCCTCATTGGTCACCAGATTGATCGCTCCCAGATTAGCTATGGCGAAGTTGCAGCCCGTAATCCCGACTTCAGCTTCCAGGAACTTCTGCCGCAGAACCGTCCGGGCGAATCCGGCCAGATTCTCCGGGGTTTCATCTCCCGTATATCCGAGCTTCTCTGAGAACACCCGCCGGATTTGTCTCCGGTCTTTATGCAGTGCGGGAGCGACGATATGCGAGGGCGGGTCCCAATCATCCATTTGGAGGATATACTCCCCAAGATCCGTCTCAATCAGCTCACAGCCGGCTTCGATCAGGACATGGTTCAGCTCAATTTCCTCCGTGACCATAGATTTGGATTTTACAACCTTTTTAGCTTGCTTGCGGACGATCACATCTCTTATATAACTGCTGGCCTCTTCTTTGGTAGCTGCAAAATAAATATGGCCGCCTTGTCGCTCAACATTATCGGCGAGCTGGCCGAGATAATAATCCAGATTCTGCAGGGTATGCTGGCGGATAAGCTGGCCTGCGTTACGCCACTGCTCCCAATCCCCTAGTGCGGTGGCGGCAGACAGACGTCTAGTCTTGAGACTGTCCTGCGCAGAACCGACAGCATTTCGCATGAATGAATCCCCAAGACCGTCCAAAGTCCGTTCGCTGAAATTACGTTTATCGGTTTGCAGGCTCAAGTCCGGCTTCCTCCTCTGCTAACAACAGGCTGATGCTGATTCAGCACTTCAGCAATATGCATAATCTTGACAGGCTCACCCTTGCGGGACAGACGCCCCCCGATATTCAGCAGGCAGCCCATATCTGCACTAATCAGAATATCAGCTCCGGTATCCTTGATACAGCCGCATTTCTCGTCCACCATCTGCTCGGAAATCTCGGGCATTTTGACCGAAAAGGTTCCGCCAAAACCGCAGCAGTTATCGCTGTTCTTAAGCGGCTCCAGCTGCAGTCCTCTGACGTGTTCAAGCAGCTGATATGGAGTTTCCTTCTCACCCAGCAGTCTTGTCATATGGCAGGAACGGTGGTAGGTGGCGGTTCCTTCAAGGCTTGCACCAACATCAGTGACGCCAAGCACCCTGACGATGAACTGCGTGAACTCATAGGATTTTTCTTTCAAAGCAACCGCTTTCAATTCCCACTGCGGATCACCTTTGAAGATCTTCGGGTATTCATGGAACATAGCAACGCAGGAGCCGGAAGGACCCACGACATATTCGGAGTTCTCGAAGGCAAGCATCATATTCTGCATGGCGAGCTTCGAATCCTTCAAATAGCCGCTGTTGTAAGTGGGCTGCCCGCAGCAGACCTGCGAAGCCGGGAAATCGATCTCACAACCCAGCCGCTCAAGGACTTCAACCATAGCAATACCGACCTCCGGGGTCATAAGGTCTACTAAACAAGTAGAGAAAATACTGACTTTCACAGCCGATCCCTCCAATCAATGTAACCCTATATTCATAGCTTAACTCAAGAAGTCAATGAAAAACAACATAAAAACAAATAGTAAATGTGAATCTTATTGACAATAAATATTGATAGCGTTTACACTATGGTTGGGCAATTGTAATAATCTACCTTGAGGGGGAGAAACAGTGACCAAGCATTTGATGTATATCGATGGCCAATTTACGGAATCCGAAGGCAAAGAATGGATCGAAGTAACCAACCCGGCAACAGATGAAGTAATCTCACAGGTTCCCAAGGCTACAAGGAATGATGTCATACGTGCCATTAATGCAGCGGAAGAAGCCCAATTAGCCTGGGAGGAATCTCCGGCCGTCGAGAGAGGTAGATATTTGCATGCCATTGCAGACGGGATACGCGCGGAGGCGGACAGCATCGCCAGGCTGATCTCGGAAGAAGTAGGCAAGACATTGGAATTATCTGCGGTAGAGGTTAACTTTACAGCGGATTATTTGGATTATATGGCGGAATGGGCACGGCGTTATGAAGGGGAGATCGTTCAGAGCGACCGTGATAATGAGAATATTTTTGTGTTTAAACGGGCAATTGGTGTAACGACAGGCATCCTGCCCTGGAATTTCCCGTTCTTCCTGATCGCAAGAAAGATGGCTCCGGCGCTGATTACCGGCAATACGATTGTCGTCAAGCCAAGTGCGGAATCCCCGAACAATGCCGTGGCCTTCAGCCGTATTGTTGATAAAGCCGGCCTGCCCAAAGGGGTATTCAACCTGGTAACAGGCAGAGGCGGAGAAGTAGGCCATGAACTGGCCAGTAACCCGAAGGTCGGAATGGTCAGTCTTACAGGCAGTGTACACGCCGGACAAAAGGTGATGGAGGCGGCCGCCGAGAATATCATCAAGGTCAGTCTGGAGCTGGGCGGCAAGGCACCGGCGATTGTCATGAAGGATGCCGATCTGGACCTGGCGATCAAAGCGATCGTAGATTCCCGGGTGATTAATACAGGCCAAGTCTGTAACTGTGCAGAGCGCGTCTATGTACATGAGGGCATTAAGGATGAATTCACCTCCCGCCTGGTTGAAGCTATGAAGGCAGTGAAATACGGAGACCCGCTCAAGGATAAGGATATTCATATGGGGCCGCTGATTAATAAGGCCGCACAGGAATCGGTTCAACAGAAGGTAGACTGTGCAGTACAAGAGGGGGCTACAATTGCTCTTGGCGGTAAAAAGGTAGAAGGTGCAGGCAGTTTCTTCGAGCCGACGGTCATCACGAATGCCACCAACGACATGGAGATTGTGCAGGATGAAATCTTCGGACCGGTTATCCCGGTCATTTCGTTCTCCACCCTGGATGAAGCGATCGCGCTTGCCAACGACAGTGAATTCGGCTTAACCTCGTCCTTATATACCCAGAATTTGAATGTCGCTATGAAAGTAATCAAACGTCTGAAATACGGAGAGACCTACATTAACCGCGAGAATTTTGAAGCGATGCAGGGCTTCCACGCAGGCTGGAGAAAGTCCGGGATCGGCGGTGCCGACGGCAAACATGGACTGAACGAATACCTGCAGACGCACGTAGTCTATCTACAGTATGACAAGTCAGTTAACTAAATGAACTCATAATTCTCGCAGATATAATAAATGCTCCCAGGCAGTGTGGGAGCATTTTTGCGTGGTTATTCAAGACTTTTCTTCAAATAATATTTCGTCTGGCCTTCCTGGGGACAATTATGGATCTCCCCGAAGACCTCGTACCCCAGCTTCTGATAAAAGTGCGGAGCCTGCCAGCTCATGGTAGTTAATTCACTCACCTTACAGCCGTGCGACCGGGCTCTGTCTTCCAGCTCCTTGAGCAGTATTCCGCCTAGTCCGTTGCCTCTATAGGCGGGATCGACGGCCAGCAGGTGAACATTTAGAATCTTCCAGACCATATCACCGGTAATGCCTCCTACATATGTATCACCTTCATAAGCTGCCAGCGAGATCACTTCGCGCTCATAAGGCGGAATGCTGTCATCCATCCGCCGGCTATGCTCCTCCAGTAATCCCGATATTTCCTGACTGTTCTGCTCCAGGTTCAAATCTGCGATTCTCAACCCAATCACTCCTTCTGCTGAAATTGTAACACAAATTTAAATTATTATTGACAATTTGCCCGCAGTTAAATATATTGTTCATAAGACTAAATGTTTCCCACAGGAAACAAATATGTATTCAGAACTTATTGTTTCATTCAGGAAACAAAGAATATTCAGACTCATAATTACGTCATATTTCAGACAGCTATTAGCAGATAAGGAGTTAGCATATGATCGAGATTAAAGACCTAAATGTTGATTATTTCGGCAGTTCAGCACTGGAGAATGTGAATCTCGAGATCCCGTTCGGGCATACGGTGGGGATCATCGGACCGAATGGCGCAGGGAAATCAACACTGATTAAGGCATTATTAGAAGTGATTAAGAAGAGAACTGGCTCGGTCAGGGTTGAGGGCAGGGATATTTCGGAGTACAAACGGAAGATTGCCTACGTGCCGCAAAAAAATGATATTGATCTCACGTTTCCGATCACGGTGAAGGATACGGTGTTGACTGGAACCTACCCGAACCTGAGAATCTTCCAGCGCCCCGGCAAAAAAGACCGGGAACGGGCCGAGGAATGTATGGCGATGGTGGATATAAGCGATCTTGCGAATAAACAAATCAGCAATTTATCCGGCGGACAGCTGCAAAGGGTCTTTATTGCCAGGGCACTCGCCCAGGGAGCGGACGTTTTTTTCCTGGATGAACCGTTTGTCGGGATCGACATGGTCAGTGAGAAGATTATCGTGAATCTGCTTAAGCATCTTCGTGAAGAGGGCAAAACCATTCTCGTCGTTCACCATGATCTGCATGAGGTGGAAGAGTATTTTGACAAAATTATTATCCTGAATAAAAAACTGATCGCCTTTGGAGATGTGAAAGATACCTTCACTACCGACAATATCCGCGCAGCATATGGTGCCTCCTTGGGCAATGTGATCATCAAAGGGGCAGGAGGGACCGAATATGATTAATTATATGTCAGACTTGTTCAACATCCCGGTCTATGCGCTTAACGCCGGCTTATCCGCCATCATCCTGGGCATTGTATCGGGGGCGCTGGGCAGCTTCATTGTTCTCCGGAAGATGTCGCTGATGGGCGATGCTTTATCTCATGCTGTACTGCCTGGTGTAGCCTTGTCCTACATACTGGGGATCAACATCCTGCTGGGCGCATCCCTGTTTGGCCTGCTGGCCGCAATCCTTATCCAATTCATTACAAGCCGCAGTACGATCAAAAGCGACACCTCTATCGGCATTATACTCAGTTCATTTTTCGCCCTGGGGATTGTCCTCATTACTTTTGCCAAAAGCGGTCTGGATCTGACTCATATTCTGTTCGGGAATATCCTCGCCGTTCCGCAGTCTGAGTTAACGCAATCTTTCATCATCATGCTCGTTGTGATTGCCATTATTGTATTGCTGTATAAAGAGCTGCTGATCAGCTCGTTCGATCCGGTAGTTGCCAAGGCTTATGGTTTAAAAACAGGCTTCTATCATTATCTGCTGATGATGCTGCTGTCTGTAGTTACGGTATCCTCGTTATCGCAAGTGGGGATTGTGCTTGTCATTGCGATGCTGGTGATCCCGGCAGCCACCTCCTATTTATGGACCCATACGCTGATCCACATGATTGTATTAGCCTCTGCGGTGGGGGCGGTATCGGGAATTGTAGGTGTGTATCTCAGCTTTGGCTTTAATCTCCCGACAAGTGCCACGATAGTACTGGTGGGTGTGAGCCTGTTCGCGGTCTCCTTCATACTGTCACCCAAAAATAATTTCTTAAGGAAAGGGCTGAAGCAAGGATGAAACAACTCAAATGGCTATCATCTATCGTACTGATCTCACTGCTCGCTGCTTGTTCTAATACTAATGAGGGGGAAGCGGGTGAGGATAAGCTGCAGATTGTTGCCACGTACTCCATCATCGCAGATATGACCGAGAATATTGTCGGGGACAAAGCTGAAGTATACAGTATGGTTCCCATTGGAACAGACCCGCATATGTATGATCCATTACCCGCAGATACGGGCAAGGTGTCTAGCGCAGATCTGATTTTCTATAACGGCCTGAATCTGGAGACGGGAAAAGGATGGTTCCAGGACCTGCTGAAGGTGACGAACAAGAACGAGGTTGCTTTTGCAGTCTCCGATGAAGTGACCCCGATGTATCTGACTGAGAAAGGCAAGGAAACGCAAGTGGACCCCCATGCCTGGCTGGATATCCAGAATTCCATTAAATACGTGGATGTGATCACCAAACGTGTAATTGAACAGGACCCGGACAACAAGGAGTATTATCTTAACAATCAGACAGCCTACGTGAAGGAACTGAATGAGCTGGACCAATACGCCAAAGAGGAAGTAAATAAGATCCCGCAGGAACAACGGATTCTTGTTACCAGCGAAGGGGCATTCAAGTATTTCTCGAAGGCTTACGGCTTCGAATCTGCTTTCATCTGGGAGATTAATACGGACAGCCAGGGGACGCCGGAGCAAATGAAACGGATCATTAGTATTATTGAAGAGAATCAGGTGCCTGCATTATTCCTGGAGACGAGCGTGAACCCCAAGACGATGGAGACCATCTCTAATGAGACAGGAGTGCCTATACATTCTAAGATCTTCACTGATTCCTTAGCTAAAAAAGGGGAAGACGGCGACACCTACATTAAGATGATTCAATGGAATATCGACAAGGTCATCGAAGGGCTGTCACCTGATAAATGAAGGTAAATGCACATGAAGAGTGTCCAAAAGGCGGAATCCGCTGCTTGGAACACTCTTTTTAGGTTTCATGGTTTGCTGCGGATGCCCGCTTTGCGAGGTGTTTTGCGGACATTATTACATGAACTGCAAGCATTCCGTTATGGATATGCCACGCCTAGTCTCGTATAATCAACTGGTGTACTGCATTTTACTTACGAGAAATCGGGCAGGAGGTGAGCCTGTTGGAGAGTCGATGGGCTATAGTTACGGGTGCTGACCGGGGCGTTGGGCTGAGTCTGGTTAAGGCACTGCTGGAGCAGGGTTATCATGTGTTGGCCGGGCAGTATCTGCAGGAGAGCAATGAATACTTGGAGCAACTGAAGACAGTTTATGATCAGCACCTGCAGGTGCTTACGCTGGATATAAGCGACGGGGATAGTGTACAACAAGCAGTGGAGGCTATAGCAGCTTGCACGGACCAAGTGGACATACTGATTAACAACGGGGCGATTCTGGGTGATATGAGCAAGACGATTCAGGATACGCTGGATTTTGATGAAATGGAGCAGGTCTTCCGGGTGAACACGCTAGGCTCGCTGCGGATGTCGAATGGCTTAATTGATTCTATTCTCCGGAGTGACAGCAAGCTGATCGTTAACATTTCATCAGAAGCAGGCAGTATTGGAACCTGCTGGCGCAACAGCTGGTACGCTTACTGCATGTCCAAGGCCGCGCTAAATATGCAGTCTCAGTTAATTCAGAATCAGATTGCGGCGCAGGGCGGCAAGGTTATGGTTATCCATCCGGGTCATGTCCAGACTTATATGCAAGGAAAGCTGGATATAACCGGAAGCCTCACCGCTGATGAATCAGCCGGGTCTATTCTGCAGCAGATCGCGAATCGCCTGAAGTCGGATTACAAGCAGCAAGAGCTTACTCTGATTGACTATGCCGGTAATACGCTGCCCTGGTAAGTGGTGAAGATCCAATTTCATTTTAAAATCCTGCACAAATTGCAACAATGTGCTCATTTTTCCGGCGCCAATCCGCAAATGTTGTATGAAATGCAGCATTTCTTCGCTTCCCAGCGGCTAATTATAGAAGAAACTTGCCTGAAGTTTAGCTTTCGGGCTTTTTTAATGGGATCGTATAATATGAAGCTGAGAGCCCGTCAGCAATTATATGTGGAGGTGTGTGTAATGGCAGAACAGAAGTACAGGCCGGAGGTAAGCATTGAACCTTGGGATGCCGGAGATTTCGGATTGCTGCAGCAATTGAATTCTCCCGAGATGACAGTTTTCCTTGGAGGACCGGAAACGGAGGAGAAGCTCCTGTCCCGTCATAAACGTTACTGTGAGATTGCCGGAACTGGAACAGGGAGAATGTTCAAGATCCTGTTGCAGCCAGAGCTAGAAGTAGCCGGCAGTGTAGGTTACTGGGATCAGACTTGGCATGGGGAACCGGTGTATGAGATCGGATGGAGCGTGTTAACTGCTTTTCAAGGGCAAGGTATAGCTGCAGAAGCAACCGTTAAGGCCATAGCTAGGATCCATTCAGAGCAGAAGCACAAGTATATTCATGCTTTCCCCAAAATCAGCCATCCTGCTTCTAACGCCATTTGCAGTAAGCTTGGCTTCACATTTATGGGTGAATGTGATTTTGAATATCCTTTAGGCACGATGATCCGGTGTAACGACTGGAGAATAGCTCCGGACCTGGAAGTTAATTTTAATAGACATTTTCGTTAAAATAGTACATTACTATACTTTTTAGGCGAAATCATAAATTGTATTATAAAGAGACTCAAGTATAATAATAGACATGAATTCATTTAAATAAAGGGTTAGCCAACTTGTTTGGTTGACCCTTTTTGGCGAAAGAATAATAAGCGTTCAGAAATGATCAGGAGGAGTACACAATGGAGATTACAGATGCCGCAAAGAAATACCACGAAAGAATGTTTCCGGGTTACGAATCCAAGCTTCAAGTAACCGATCCCGAGTTTATCGAGCGGTTTGATAATTTTGCATTTGATGAAGTGGTTCATCAGGATGATTTGGATGACCGGACCCGTATGATGGCCATTCTATCTGTATTAATCGGCTGTCAGGGAATCGATGAGTTCAAAGCTATGCTGCCCGCAGCCCTGAACTTTGGCGTTACACCGGTAGAAGCCAAGGAAATAGTCTATCAGTCCGTCGCTTATCTCGGTATTGGCAGAGTTCTTCCTTTCCTGCATGTCCTGAATGATGTATTGACTGCGGGAGGTGTGGAGCTTCCTCTACCGGGGCAGGCCACAACCACTATGGAAACGCGTCTTAAAGCGGGGATTCAGGCGCAGGTGGATATTTTTGGCGAGAGCATGCAGGAGTTCTGGAAATCAGGACCGGAGGAGAGCCGGCACATCAATCAATGGCTTGCGGCTAATTGCTTCGGCGACTACTATACCCGGCAAGGACTGGATCTCAAACAAAGAGAGATGATTACGTTCTGCTTCCTGTATGCGCAAGGCGGTTGTGAACCGCAGGCGACCAGTCATGCCGCAGCCAATATGAGGCTTGGAAATGATAAGGAGTTATTGATCAAGGTCATTTCTCAATGCCTGCCTTACATCGGTTATCCGCGCAGTCTGAATGCGCTGCGGTGCGTGAACGAAGCAGCAGCGAAATCATAGTTAACAGGAGGATAGAATGATTATGCACAAAAGAACATGGCTGATTACAGGTGTCAGCAGCGGGTTTGGTTATGTGATGACGCAGCAGCTCCTTGAGCAAGGGGACAAGGTAATCCTATGGCGGACAGGTTGCCTTCCCGGGCAATTCAATGTACCATGCTACCAAATTCGGCATTGAAGGCTTCTGTGAATCTGTGGCCCAGGAGGTCGCTGCTTTTAACATCGGGATTACATTCGTAGAACCGGGAGTAGCCCTTACCGAATTCCGCTATGGCAGCGCACAGGTTGCTTCATTAATGCCAGAATATGAGGGGAATCCTGCGCACGGTTTTTTGAGCATGCTGGACGGTTCGAATGGACTGGCTCCCGGCGATCCGGCGCGTATGGCTGCCCGTATTATCGAGAGTGTGGACGTAGAGCCTGCGCCGATGCGTATGGTGTTAGGCTCCCAGGCATTGGCCACCACCCTTTCGACTCTTATGAAGCGTGTTGCTGATTTCGAGAAGCAGACCGACTTGGCTGCCTCAACGGACTTTCCGGCTGGTGAATAACCGGCA
This window contains:
- a CDS encoding LutC/YkgG family protein, translating into MTVSSNKEAFLNTIAAKLGRERKTNVQRPVIQDLIPDNYGELTNDDLVEILKEQCFFIHTQVIESNPEILQRTLDDLIEANGGGLVMTSGDPRFAEYGLEFPDAAVWEEAAGREENVMRAESANTAIIFADCALAESGTVVVESRPDQGRSLHFLPAHYIAVIERQRLVLRSTQAAAAFNRRIQAGEPVGSSINFISGPSNSADIEMKLVVGVHGPLRATYVLI
- a CDS encoding LutB/LldF family L-lactate oxidation iron-sulfur protein: MRNAVGSAQDSLKTRRLSAATALGDWEQWRNAGQLIRQHTLQNLDYYLGQLADNVERQGGHIYFAATKEEASSYIRDVIVRKQAKKVVKSKSMVTEEIELNHVLIEAGCELIETDLGEYILQMDDWDPPSHIVAPALHKDRRQIRRVFSEKLGYTGDETPENLAGFARTVLRQKFLEAEVGITGCNFAIANLGAINLVTNEGNGDLTAAIPKTHIAVMGMERIVPTLEEMEVLDNLLCRSAVGQKLTSYITVLGPSAAGETDGPEEFHLVVVDNGRSDILGSEFNEALQCIRCGACLNVCPIYRHIGGHAYGSIYPGPIGAVITPLLGGYDDYKELPFASSLCGACTDVCPVKIPLHEQLIMHRQNIVGQRRTGAADRLQMKVASRLLSSPALFGRTLRLAHSASRLMSKQGRIVRGPALIHGWIHARDLKQPVKQQDSFRAWMEKRKGGSEQ
- a CDS encoding (Fe-S)-binding protein yields the protein MKVSIFSTCLVDLMTPEVGIAMVEVLERLGCEIDFPASQVCCGQPTYNSGYLKDSKLAMQNMMLAFENSEYVVGPSGSCVAMFHEYPKIFKGDPQWELKAVALKEKSYEFTQFIVRVLGVTDVGASLEGTATYHRSCHMTRLLGEKETPYQLLEHVRGLQLEPLKNSDNCCGFGGTFSVKMPEISEQMVDEKCGCIKDTGADILISADMGCLLNIGGRLSRKGEPVKIMHIAEVLNQHQPVVSRGGSRT
- the aldA gene encoding aldehyde dehydrogenase gives rise to the protein MTKHLMYIDGQFTESEGKEWIEVTNPATDEVISQVPKATRNDVIRAINAAEEAQLAWEESPAVERGRYLHAIADGIRAEADSIARLISEEVGKTLELSAVEVNFTADYLDYMAEWARRYEGEIVQSDRDNENIFVFKRAIGVTTGILPWNFPFFLIARKMAPALITGNTIVVKPSAESPNNAVAFSRIVDKAGLPKGVFNLVTGRGGEVGHELASNPKVGMVSLTGSVHAGQKVMEAAAENIIKVSLELGGKAPAIVMKDADLDLAIKAIVDSRVINTGQVCNCAERVYVHEGIKDEFTSRLVEAMKAVKYGDPLKDKDIHMGPLINKAAQESVQQKVDCAVQEGATIALGGKKVEGAGSFFEPTVITNATNDMEIVQDEIFGPVIPVISFSTLDEAIALANDSEFGLTSSLYTQNLNVAMKVIKRLKYGETYINRENFEAMQGFHAGWRKSGIGGADGKHGLNEYLQTHVVYLQYDKSVN
- a CDS encoding GNAT family N-acetyltransferase is translated as MRIADLNLEQNSQEISGLLEEHSRRMDDSIPPYEREVISLAAYEGDTYVGGITGDMVWKILNVHLLAVDPAYRGNGLGGILLKELEDRARSHGCKVSELTTMSWQAPHFYQKLGYEVFGEIHNCPQEGQTKYYLKKSLE
- a CDS encoding metal ABC transporter ATP-binding protein, with translation MEIKDLNVDYFGSSALENVNLEIPFGHTVGIIGPNGAGKSTLIKALLEVIKKRTGSVRVEGRDISEYKRKIAYVPQKNDIDLTFPITVKDTVLTGTYPNLRIFQRPGKKDRERAEECMAMVDISDLANKQISNLSGGQLQRVFIARALAQGADVFFLDEPFVGIDMVSEKIIVNLLKHLREEGKTILVVHHDLHEVEEYFDKIIILNKKLIAFGDVKDTFTTDNIRAAYGASLGNVIIKGAGGTEYD
- a CDS encoding metal ABC transporter permease, with translation MINYMSDLFNIPVYALNAGLSAIILGIVSGALGSFIVLRKMSLMGDALSHAVLPGVALSYILGINILLGASLFGLLAAILIQFITSRSTIKSDTSIGIILSSFFALGIVLITFAKSGLDLTHILFGNILAVPQSELTQSFIIMLVVIAIIVLLYKELLISSFDPVVAKAYGLKTGFYHYLLMMLLSVVTVSSLSQVGIVLVIAMLVIPAATSYLWTHTLIHMIVLASAVGAVSGIVGVYLSFGFNLPTSATIVLVGVSLFAVSFILSPKNNFLRKGLKQG
- a CDS encoding metal ABC transporter substrate-binding protein — translated: MKQLKWLSSIVLISLLAACSNTNEGEAGEDKLQIVATYSIIADMTENIVGDKAEVYSMVPIGTDPHMYDPLPADTGKVSSADLIFYNGLNLETGKGWFQDLLKVTNKNEVAFAVSDEVTPMYLTEKGKETQVDPHAWLDIQNSIKYVDVITKRVIEQDPDNKEYYLNNQTAYVKELNELDQYAKEEVNKIPQEQRILVTSEGAFKYFSKAYGFESAFIWEINTDSQGTPEQMKRIISIIEENQVPALFLETSVNPKTMETISNETGVPIHSKIFTDSLAKKGEDGDTYIKMIQWNIDKVIEGLSPDK
- a CDS encoding SDR family NAD(P)-dependent oxidoreductase, encoding MESRWAIVTGADRGVGLSLVKALLEQGYHVLAGQYLQESNEYLEQLKTVYDQHLQVLTLDISDGDSVQQAVEAIAACTDQVDILINNGAILGDMSKTIQDTLDFDEMEQVFRVNTLGSLRMSNGLIDSILRSDSKLIVNISSEAGSIGTCWRNSWYAYCMSKAALNMQSQLIQNQIAAQGGKVMVIHPGHVQTYMQGKLDITGSLTADESAGSILQQIANRLKSDYKQQELTLIDYAGNTLPW
- a CDS encoding GNAT family N-acetyltransferase, which translates into the protein MAEQKYRPEVSIEPWDAGDFGLLQQLNSPEMTVFLGGPETEEKLLSRHKRYCEIAGTGTGRMFKILLQPELEVAGSVGYWDQTWHGEPVYEIGWSVLTAFQGQGIAAEATVKAIARIHSEQKHKYIHAFPKISHPASNAICSKLGFTFMGECDFEYPLGTMIRCNDWRIAPDLEVNFNRHFR
- a CDS encoding carboxymuconolactone decarboxylase family protein, with protein sequence MEITDAAKKYHERMFPGYESKLQVTDPEFIERFDNFAFDEVVHQDDLDDRTRMMAILSVLIGCQGIDEFKAMLPAALNFGVTPVEAKEIVYQSVAYLGIGRVLPFLHVLNDVLTAGGVELPLPGQATTTMETRLKAGIQAQVDIFGESMQEFWKSGPEESRHINQWLAANCFGDYYTRQGLDLKQREMITFCFLYAQGGCEPQATSHAAANMRLGNDKELLIKVISQCLPYIGYPRSLNALRCVNEAAAKS